The Deltaproteobacteria bacterium DNA window AAGCCTCAACTAAAACTGCAGGCATGCGTGCTCCAAGTAAAACATAAAAGAGTGATGGCTTAACCCCCAAATTTCGGGTTCTTCCCGTCTTACGCTTTGCCACATCCGAAAGCGCATTCGTCACATTGGCGGCAATCCGCTGGGAATCACTTGTGTAAAGCTTTGAAGACACCTGAGCCAACGCAATTTGAATCTCACTAACCCGCTCTTCTCGGACCTTGTTTTCAACCGACGCAAGCCTAAGCGCATATTTATCATTGGTAGAATCCAGATAATAACTCTCTACGCCGTGGACCCTGCTGTCATCGTGTGCATTTGCGTGAATGGATAGAAAGATATCGGCATTAAGGCGGTTGGCCATCGCAGTTCGCTCCTCGAGCGCCACAAACTCATCTTTGGTGCGAGTTAGCCGAGCCGATAAACCAGCCGCTTCGAGCACGCGCTTTAACTCTAACGAAATCTTGAGCGCGACGTCTTTCTCCTTAATCCCTTTATGGCCCGTTGCCCCGGTATCCTTGCCACCATGCCCTGGATCAATCACGACCAGCGTCTTGTGAAGCCGTGGCTTATAGCTGGGCTTAGATGGTGATGTCCTAGTGCCTTCATTGGCAACATCGACAACAATACGAAAAGGGTTTTCAAGAATCAGAGTTGTGTAATCAGTCTTCGGCTGGCCCAGGTCCAATACGACACGCGTGCTCCCACCATCCCGGTTCGCCAGTCG harbors:
- a CDS encoding N-acetylmuramoyl-L-alanine amidase; translation: AGEKAGNAGGRIFVDIPKSTTAVKTINLDTPVVQGVRLANRDGGSTRVVLDLGQPKTDYTTLILENPFRIVVDVANEGTRTSPSKPSYKPRLHKTLVVIDPGHGGKDTGATGHKGIKEKDVALKISLELKRVLEAAGLSARLTRTKDEFVALEERTAMANRLNADIFLSIHANAHDDSRVHGVESYYLDSTNDKYALRLASVENKVREERVSEIQIALAQVSSKLYTSDSQRIAANVTNALSDVAKRKTGRTRNLGVKPSLFYVLLGARMPAVLVEASFVTNAKDAKMLGSKNGTKALGKAIGEAVLDYLKDSKVMGRR